Part of the Candidatus Kapaibacterium sp. genome, GCGGCCCACTGTCCCGTAGATAGAGCCGAGGAGCCTTGACCAGGGGCTTGCCGACGCCCTCGTACCACGGTTGTAGCCGACGCAGCAGGAAGAGGTCTACGAACGTATCCACATACCGGTTGACGGTCCGCGCGTCCAATCCCAGACTTCGGGCAAGCTTGGCTGCGTTGTACGGCGCCCCCTGCCGATGTGCGAGCGTCGTCCAGAGGCGCCAGAGTGTCTCTACTGACAGCCGTGCGGAGGTGAAGAGCGGGAACTCACGCTCTAGGTAGGCCCGGAGGAGGTCGTACCGCCAGCGGAAGCTCTGTCCATCGTTGGCTGCCAGTAGGCTTTCAGGGAAGCCACCTCGTGGCCAGAGCTGCTCTATGGCGCTCCGTGCAGCTCCAACACGACGGAGTCAGCTCTAGGATACGGCTCGGCCCATCAGAGCTTCTCCCACGTGGCGCAAGAGCCCGAGGGATGCCGAGCCCAAGAGCAGGTACTGTCCCATGGGCTGCCCGGCCCGCCGCCCTCGGTCAATCGGACTGCGCAGCAGCGGCAACAACTCCGGCATGCGGTAGAGCTCGTCCAAGATGACCAGCTTGTCCCGGTGCCGCTCTAGGTAGGCTTCTGCGTCCTGCAGCTTTGCTCTGTCCTGCGGCGATTCCAAGTTCAAGGTACACCGACTCCCGTTCTGCAGCAATGGCGAGCGCCAGCGTGTCTTCCACGCCTGCCGCAGTCCGACCAGACACACGGCCGGTACCTCTGTAAGTGCCCGCTGCACTTGCGTATGGAGCCAATGCCGAATCATCCTTGCAGAAATAGCATCGCGATGAAGGATGTGCAGGGATGTCGCAGCCACGTATCGCAAACCTGCGATGAGTGCATAAAGATGCCAGC contains:
- a CDS encoding AAA family ATPase → MIRHWLHTQVQRALTEVPAVCLVGLRQAWKTRWRSPLLQNGSRCTLNLESPQDRAKLQDAEAYLERHRDKLVILDELYRMPELLPLLRSPIDRGRRAGQPMGQYLLLGSASLGLLRHVGEALMGRAVS